A region from the Deltaproteobacteria bacterium genome encodes:
- a CDS encoding insulinase family protein, whose protein sequence is KLDQDTLDKLVENTISQRRDRLQEPRFVSQALSSYALRGKDSPYLLAPSNRQLRSAKLSKLAKVLAALPNTRHRTTYFGPRDGAAVTKIVAIGKRHRKVRPRKPVVYRKTRGTEIFFVPKDVAQSQIILMLPKPPIPFEERPKAELYNGYVGGGMGGLIFQELREARGLAYSAFAGHRAGRRPKDQSGVFGYIGTQSDKTIDALTTMLDLLRHLPMQPDRLAKAKQAIDRRYRASRVDPRAVANWVLAWDDLGRDKDPRPFYWETIGKLDQAALESFAAQFSSGPAIISLMGDESRIDMAALGKIGTIRRVKPEQLVSW, encoded by the coding sequence AAGCTCGACCAGGACACGCTGGACAAGCTGGTGGAGAACACGATCAGCCAGCGCCGCGATCGCCTGCAGGAGCCGCGCTTCGTCAGTCAGGCGTTGTCGTCGTACGCGCTGCGCGGCAAGGACAGCCCGTACTTGTTGGCGCCGAGCAACCGCCAGCTTCGCAGCGCCAAGCTGAGCAAGCTGGCGAAGGTGTTGGCGGCCCTTCCGAACACGCGGCACCGCACGACCTACTTCGGGCCGCGCGACGGCGCGGCGGTGACCAAGATCGTCGCGATCGGCAAGCGCCACCGGAAGGTGCGGCCGCGCAAGCCGGTCGTGTACCGCAAGACGCGCGGCACCGAGATCTTCTTCGTGCCGAAGGACGTCGCGCAGTCCCAGATCATCCTGATGCTGCCGAAGCCGCCCATTCCGTTCGAGGAGCGCCCGAAGGCAGAGCTGTACAACGGCTACGTCGGCGGCGGTATGGGCGGCCTGATCTTCCAGGAACTGCGCGAGGCGCGCGGGCTCGCGTACAGCGCGTTCGCCGGACACCGCGCCGGCAGGCGCCCGAAGGACCAGTCCGGCGTGTTCGGCTACATCGGCACGCAGTCCGACAAGACCATCGACGCGCTCACCACGATGCTCGATCTGTTGCGCCATTTGCCGATGCAACCGGATCGGCTGGCCAAGGCCAAGCAGGCGATCGACCGCCGCTACCGCGCCAGCCGCGTCGACCCGCGGGCGGTCGCCAACTGGGTGCTGGCGTGGGACGACCTCGGTCGCGACAAGGATCCGCGGCCGTTTTACTGGGAGACGATCGGCAAGCTGGACCAGGCGGCGCTCGAGTCGTTCGCCGCGCAGTTTTCGTCCGGTCCCGCGATCATCAGCCTGATGGGCGACGAATCGCGCATCGACATGGCCGCGCTCGGCAAGATCGGCACGATCCGCCGCGTCAAGCCCGAGCAACTCGTGAGCTGGTAG
- a CDS encoding response regulator produces the protein MLSRAAALAHRCRRRGVPRARRRAPAVACRTEGCQQTLRPCATELAIPRRRVRNSATDRGSRPARKLLCILGSRDNKTGNQGRQAAVKILVVDDDVGCGATLGNALQQLGHIPVIACHPEDALELLGLDVDAVVTDIDMPAMNGVQLAREIRARRADLPIAFCTGSDPSEGVAAEAAKLGPVYPKAWTLAMLRELVAALGR, from the coding sequence ATCTTGTCACGAGCGGCCGCGCTCGCGCACCGGTGCCGCCGACGCGGCGTGCCCCGCGCGCGGCGTCGAGCCCCCGCGGTCGCCTGCCGGACGGAGGGGTGTCAACAGACGTTGCGCCCTTGCGCAACAGAACTTGCGATCCCGCGCCGCCGCGTGCGTAACTCGGCGACCGACCGTGGTTCCCGGCCGGCACGAAAGTTGCTCTGTATTTTGGGTAGCCGGGACAACAAAACAGGAAACCAAGGGAGGCAGGCAGCCGTGAAGATCCTCGTGGTCGACGACGACGTCGGGTGTGGCGCGACCCTGGGCAACGCGCTGCAGCAGCTCGGTCACATTCCCGTGATCGCCTGCCACCCCGAGGATGCGCTCGAGTTGCTCGGGCTCGACGTCGACGCGGTGGTGACCGACATCGACATGCCGGCGATGAACGGCGTCCAACTCGCGCGCGAGATCCGAGCGCGCCGCGCCGACTTGCCGATCGCGTTCTGCACGGGCAGCGACCCGTCGGAAGGGGTCGCTGCGGAGGCCGCGAAACTCGGACCGGTGTACCCGAAGGCGTGGACGCTGGCGATGCTCCGGGAACTCGTCGCGGCGCTCGGACGCTGA
- the msrA gene encoding peptide-methionine (S)-S-oxide reductase MsrA produces MVRDRPLTLPSPDEALPGRAEPMPVPDRHFVLGTPLAPPFPDGTEMALFAMGCFWGAERRFWQVDGVVTTMVGYAGGYTPNPTYEEVCTGMTGHAEVVRVVFDPARVTYERLLQVFWEGHDPTQGMRQGNDVGTQYRSAIYAYSPAQRRLAEASRDAYARALAAAGYGPITTEIADAPAFYYAEDYHQQYLAKNPAGYCGLGGTGVACPIGVGVPAA; encoded by the coding sequence ATGGTGCGCGATCGCCCGCTCACGTTACCTTCACCCGACGAGGCGCTGCCCGGCCGAGCCGAGCCGATGCCGGTTCCAGACCGCCACTTCGTACTCGGCACGCCCCTCGCGCCGCCGTTTCCCGACGGCACGGAGATGGCCCTGTTCGCAATGGGCTGCTTTTGGGGGGCGGAGCGCCGGTTCTGGCAGGTCGACGGTGTGGTCACGACCATGGTCGGCTACGCGGGCGGCTACACGCCGAATCCGACCTACGAGGAGGTGTGCACCGGGATGACCGGCCACGCCGAGGTCGTCCGGGTCGTGTTCGATCCGGCGCGCGTGACATACGAACGGCTGCTCCAAGTGTTCTGGGAGGGCCACGATCCGACCCAAGGGATGCGCCAGGGCAACGACGTGGGCACGCAGTATCGCTCGGCCATCTACGCGTATTCGCCGGCGCAGCGACGGCTTGCCGAGGCGTCCCGCGACGCGTACGCGCGGGCGCTCGCCGCCGCCGGGTACGGCCCGATCACGACCGAGATCGCCGATGCGCCGGCGTTCTATTACGCCGAGGACTACCACCAGCAGTACCTGGCGAAGAACCCTGCGGGCTACTGCGGGCTGGGCGGCACGGGGGTCGCGTGCCCGATCGGCGTCGGCGTGCCGGCGGCGTGA
- a CDS encoding serine/threonine protein kinase — MSPTAKITAPVYLLPFATRPACPPPDLRVTVYTGCVPAAALGTIGRYELIEKIAVGGMAEIYRARVRGEHGFERQVAIKRILPHLAEDADFVAMFIDEAKLTAHLSHPKIVQVYELDAEGADLFIAMEFVDGVDLLTLVRQCRAEGLALPQPIAVHIVHEVLDALDYAHRASTANGAPLNIVHRDVSPGNVLLSRQGHVKLADFGIARAARRRYETQTGTLKGKYGYMSPEQVIGAPIDHRSDVFAAGVVLAELLMMRRLFTGPGDLDVLLMVRDVQLDRLDRYGAAIPPPLRALLDRALQRDPADRFATAGAFRDALGDWLFASGQRVTRRDVAAFMADLDRSESEKMRAALLAGEPVADEIAEVATLSGPATRARKLEAEQQARVGRELFRTTPGLEDADDSPSDDGIPIVFDDAPSAPVPKRAPTQLPEPGDAPDSLGTFDRTSPLRVLYRIGHHRLDGLLVVERGDAVKEAYFADGQPLFVRSNVLSERFGEYLVAQGAITADQLRRALALLPHFGGRLGDTLVGLRLMRPLDAFRQLTAQVRAKLVDVCTWTDGRYRWYAGRENPWPALPLHLNTFEILGAGAAATPDRAVSAWAARALDRRPRRARATPSRLDAFGLGERIAYVHAALDGATTVRDLIARFNERDRLDVLRLLRLLVEVDLAAL; from the coding sequence ATGTCCCCGACCGCGAAGATCACTGCCCCAGTATACCTGCTCCCTTTCGCGACCCGCCCGGCATGCCCGCCTCCGGACCTGCGGGTGACGGTGTACACTGGCTGCGTGCCCGCCGCCGCGCTCGGGACCATCGGCCGCTACGAGCTGATCGAAAAGATCGCCGTCGGCGGCATGGCCGAGATCTATCGCGCGCGCGTGCGCGGCGAACACGGCTTCGAGCGACAGGTCGCGATCAAGCGGATACTCCCGCACCTGGCCGAAGACGCCGACTTCGTCGCGATGTTCATCGACGAGGCCAAGCTCACCGCCCACCTATCGCACCCGAAAATCGTCCAGGTCTACGAACTCGACGCCGAAGGAGCCGATCTGTTCATCGCGATGGAGTTCGTCGACGGCGTCGACTTACTCACGCTCGTCCGCCAGTGCCGCGCGGAGGGGCTCGCCCTCCCCCAGCCGATCGCGGTGCACATCGTCCACGAGGTTCTCGACGCGCTCGACTACGCGCACCGCGCGAGCACCGCCAACGGGGCCCCGCTGAACATCGTCCACCGCGACGTGTCACCGGGGAACGTGTTGTTGTCGCGGCAGGGACACGTGAAGCTGGCCGACTTCGGCATCGCCCGCGCGGCGCGGCGCCGCTATGAAACCCAGACCGGCACCCTCAAGGGCAAGTACGGGTACATGTCGCCGGAGCAGGTGATCGGCGCGCCGATCGATCACCGCTCGGATGTGTTCGCCGCCGGGGTCGTGCTCGCGGAGCTGCTCATGATGCGCCGGCTGTTTACCGGACCCGGCGATCTCGACGTGCTGCTGATGGTCCGCGACGTCCAGCTCGACCGACTCGACCGATACGGCGCCGCCATTCCGCCGCCGCTGCGCGCGCTGCTCGATCGCGCGCTCCAGCGCGACCCGGCCGATCGGTTCGCGACGGCCGGCGCATTCCGCGACGCGCTCGGCGATTGGTTGTTCGCGAGCGGCCAGCGCGTCACGCGCCGAGACGTCGCCGCATTCATGGCTGACCTCGACCGCAGCGAGTCGGAGAAAATGCGCGCCGCCCTGCTCGCCGGCGAGCCGGTCGCCGACGAGATCGCGGAAGTCGCCACGCTCAGCGGTCCGGCGACGCGCGCGCGCAAGCTCGAAGCGGAGCAGCAGGCGCGGGTCGGCCGCGAACTGTTCCGCACGACGCCCGGGTTGGAAGATGCAGACGACTCGCCGTCGGACGACGGCATCCCGATCGTGTTCGACGACGCGCCGTCGGCGCCGGTGCCGAAGCGGGCTCCGACCCAGCTTCCCGAGCCCGGCGACGCGCCCGACAGCCTCGGCACGTTCGACCGCACGTCCCCGCTGCGCGTGCTCTACCGCATCGGCCATCACCGGCTCGACGGGCTGCTCGTCGTCGAACGAGGCGACGCGGTCAAGGAGGCCTACTTCGCCGACGGACAGCCGCTGTTCGTCCGCTCGAACGTGCTGAGCGAGCGATTCGGCGAGTATCTGGTCGCGCAGGGAGCGATCACCGCCGACCAATTGCGCCGAGCACTCGCGCTGCTGCCGCATTTCGGGGGCCGCCTCGGAGACACACTGGTCGGGTTGCGCCTGATGCGGCCGCTCGACGCGTTCCGCCAGCTCACCGCGCAAGTGCGCGCGAAGCTGGTCGACGTGTGCACGTGGACCGACGGCCGCTACCGCTGGTATGCCGGCCGCGAGAACCCGTGGCCCGCGTTGCCGCTCCACCTGAACACGTTCGAAATTCTGGGCGCCGGAGCCGCGGCAACCCCCGACCGGGCCGTGAGCGCGTGGGCCGCGCGCGCCCTCGACCGCCGCCCGCGGCGCGCGCGCGCAACGCCGTCGCGCTTGGACGCATTCGGCCTCGGCGAACGGATCGCGTACGTCCACGCCGCGCTCGACGGCGCGACGACCGTGCGGGATCTCATCGCCCGGTTCAACGAGCGCGACCGACTCGATGTGCTGCGCCTGCTGCGCCTGCTCGTCGAGGTCGATCTGGCCGCGCTGTAG
- a CDS encoding serine/threonine protein kinase translates to MSQPTEVFGPYEVYECLGKGGMATVHRAVRRGIEGFERVDALKRLLPHLEIDAGFVRAFVREAKLAARLSHGNIVQIHDLGKVGDRYFIAMEYLPGRNLVHVLRQARAVAHPAPVAAALCIVGEMLDALGYAHAQVDHRTGAPLNLVHADVSPSNVIVSDEGHAKVIDFGIARAASAAGARRRQLVAGKLGYMAPEVMAGEGIDARADVFAVGAIAYELLTAQPLLPRDSAAAARAALDAGIAPPSAAGAACSPAIDEIVMTALAVDPAQRFSSAGAMRDAIDQTLHEMGVAATRRAVAEWLATAFALDPVRRRAATAGGRARTFPLQPTPDDDPDHRAVGTPAGGRAATAPPLAAGTGAADPADDEPTGERAADRDLPALVTESVELSDAVRAKRSRSPAGATPEEPAAPRRRAPRISSPPVPPDLMPRITFRTPSDSPDE, encoded by the coding sequence GTGTCGCAGCCGACGGAGGTGTTCGGGCCCTACGAGGTATACGAGTGCCTCGGCAAGGGCGGCATGGCGACCGTGCATCGCGCGGTCCGGCGGGGGATCGAGGGCTTCGAACGCGTCGATGCGCTCAAGCGCCTGCTGCCGCACCTCGAGATCGACGCCGGCTTCGTCCGCGCGTTCGTCCGCGAAGCCAAGCTGGCGGCTCGCCTGTCGCACGGCAACATCGTCCAGATCCACGACCTGGGGAAGGTCGGCGACCGCTACTTCATCGCGATGGAGTACCTGCCCGGGCGAAACCTCGTGCACGTGCTGCGCCAGGCGCGAGCCGTCGCGCACCCGGCGCCGGTCGCGGCCGCGCTGTGCATCGTGGGCGAGATGCTCGACGCGCTCGGCTACGCCCACGCACAGGTGGACCACCGCACGGGTGCCCCGCTCAACCTGGTGCACGCGGACGTGTCGCCGTCGAACGTGATCGTGTCCGACGAAGGGCACGCGAAGGTGATCGATTTTGGCATCGCGCGCGCCGCGAGCGCTGCCGGTGCGCGCCGCCGGCAGCTCGTCGCCGGCAAACTCGGATACATGGCGCCGGAGGTGATGGCCGGAGAGGGCATCGACGCGCGCGCCGACGTGTTCGCCGTCGGCGCGATCGCATACGAGTTGCTCACCGCGCAGCCGCTGTTGCCGCGCGACAGCGCCGCTGCCGCGCGCGCCGCGCTCGACGCCGGGATCGCGCCGCCGTCTGCCGCGGGCGCCGCGTGCTCGCCGGCCATCGACGAGATCGTGATGACCGCGCTCGCGGTCGACCCGGCGCAGCGGTTCTCCAGCGCCGGCGCGATGCGGGACGCGATCGACCAGACGCTGCACGAGATGGGCGTCGCGGCCACGCGGCGCGCGGTCGCCGAGTGGCTCGCGACGGCGTTCGCGCTCGACCCGGTGCGCCGGCGCGCGGCGACCGCGGGAGGACGAGCGCGCACGTTTCCGCTGCAGCCGACGCCGGACGACGATCCCGATCACCGCGCAGTCGGCACGCCGGCGGGCGGCCGCGCGGCGACCGCGCCCCCCCTGGCGGCCGGCACGGGCGCCGCCGATCCGGCGGACGACGAGCCGACGGGCGAGCGGGCGGCGGACCGCGACCTTCCCGCGCTCGTCACCGAGAGCGTGGAGTTGAGCGACGCCGTGCGCGCGAAGCGGTCGCGCTCGCCGGCGGGCGCGACCCCGGAGGAGCCGGCCGCTCCGCGACGCCGCGCGCCGCGCATTTCGAGCCCACCGGTGCCGCCCGATCTGATGCCGCGCATCACGTTCCGCACGCCGTCGGATTCGCCCGACGAATAG